The window AAAGTGATGCGTGGATTATTGAAAAAAGTATTTGGAGATCCAACTGCAAAGCAGTTAAAGAAGTACGGAGCCATTGCTGATCGAATTGAATCGTTAGAACCAGAGATGAAATTACTATCAGATGATGCGTTGAAAAATAAGACAAAAGAATTTCAAGAACGATATGAAAACGGTGAATCATTAGACGACATGTTAGTAGAAGCATACGCGGTTGTACGGGAAGCGTCACAGCGTGTATTACACATGCGTCCATATTATGTTCAGTTACTTGGTGCAATTGCGATGCACGAAGGTAACATTGCCGAAATGAAAACAGGTGAGGGGAAAACATTAGCTTCTACAATGCCTGTTTACTTGAATGCAATTACGAAAAAAGGTGTACATGTAGTTACAGTAAACGACTATTTAGCAGACCGTGATGCAAAGGAAATGGGACAACTTTATAATTTTCTCGGTTTAACCGTAGGGTTAAACATGAGCGGAATGTCTAAAGAAGAAAAACGGGATGCCTATGCAGCTGACGTTACATACGGTACGAACAATGAATTTGGGTTTGATTACTTACGTGACAACATGGTGCTCTATAAAGAGCAAATGGTACAGCGCCCACTTCATTATGCGATTATTGATGAGGTCGACTCCATTTTAATTGATGAGGCACGTACACCGCTTATCATATCAGGTACAGCGCAAAAATCAGCGAATTTATATCGTCAGGCTGATTCATTTGCGAGTACGTTAAAAAATGATGAAGATTATACGTTTGATGAAAAAACGAAAAACGTTCAATTAACGGAAGAAGGTATCAATAAGGCAGAGCGCTTTTTTAGTGTTGAAAACTTATATGATCTGTCCAATGTATCGTTAACTCACCACATTAACCAGGCGTTAAAAGCTCACGTAATAATGAAACGGGATACGGATTACGTTGTCCAAGAAGGAGAAGTTGTCATCGTTGACCAGTTTACTGGGCGTTTAATGAAAGGGCGTCGCTATAGTGATGGGCTTCACCAAGCGATCGAAGCGAAGGAAGGATTGCAAGTCCAAAAGGAAAGCATGACCCTTGCGACGATTACGTTCCAAAACCTTTTCCGCATGTATGAAAAACTTGCAGGTATGACAGGTACAGCGAAAACAGAAGAGGAAGAGTTCCGTAACATATATAACATGGACGTTGTCGTTATCCCAACAAACCGTCTGATCCAACGGGATGATCGTGCAGACTTAATCTATAAAACGATAGAAGGGAAGTACCGTGCCCTTGTTAAGGATATTAAGGAACGCCATGAGAAAGGACAACCTATCCTCGTTGGTACTGTAGCTGTTGAAACATCCGAAATTATTTCACAGCAATTGAAAAAGGCGGGCGTAAAACATAATGTATTGAACGCGAAAAATCATTTTCGTGAAGCGGAAATTATATTAGAAGCAGGCCAAAAAGGTGCTGTGACCATTGCAACTAACATGGCTGGTCGTGGAACAGACATTAAATTAGGTGAAGGTGTGAAAGAGGTAGGCGGACTCGCAGTAATTGGTACGGAACGTCATGAGTCAAGACGTATTGATAACCAGTTGCGTGGACGTGCTGGCCGTCAAGGTGATCCAGGTGTTTCTCAGTTTTATTTATCAATGGAAGACGAGTTAATGCGTCGATTCGGGTCCGACAATATGAAAAATATGATGGACCGTCTCGGGATGGATGACGATCAGCCGATTGAGAGTAAAATGGTGTCTCGTGCAGTAGAATCAGCACAAAAACGTGTAGAAGGAAATAACTTTGACGCACGTAAAACATTGCTGTCATATGATGACGTCCTACGCCAACAGCGTGAAATTATTTATAAGCAACGCTTTGAAGTGCTGGATTCGGCAAACTTGCGAGAAATTATTGAAGGTATGATTCAATCTACGCTAGATCGGGTTGTCAGTACTCATACGCAGGATGAACTTGACGAGAATTGGGACTTACAATCAATTGTTGATTATGTACGAGCGAACTTGCTTGAGCAAGCCGAAATTACGGTTGATCATTTGAAAGGGAAAGAGCCGGAAGAAATTACCGAGTTCATTATGGATAAAGTAAAAGCGAAGTATGATGAAAAAGAACAGGAACTATCTGACGAACAAATGCGTGAGTTTGAAAAGGTTATCCTACTTCGTACTGTTGATACCAAATGGATGGATCATATTGACCAAATGGATCAACTACGTCAAGGTATCCATCTACGTGCATACGGCCAAACTGATCCATTACGTGAGTATCAAATGGAAGGGTTTGCGATGTTCGAGCAAATGATCGCTTCGATTGAAGAAGAGGTAACGCGCTACATTATGAAGGCGCAAATCCGTGAGAACTTACAGCGACAAGAAGTTGTAAAAGGTGCCACGGCTGTAAGCGGGGGCAATCACCGTGAACAGAAGAAGCGGAAACCAGTAGTGAAAAAAGAAACGGTTAGAAGAAACGACCCATGCCCTTGTGGAAGTGGGAAGAAATATAAACAATGTTGTGGACGTTAACCAATACTTTAGGCACTCCCTCAAACAGAGGGGTGTCTTTTGATGTGAGCTTTGAACAATATGAATGAGGTGGTCTTCCATGGATTTAACAGAAATTAAGCAAGAACTGGATAAAATGGCTAATCG of the Salirhabdus salicampi genome contains:
- the secA gene encoding preprotein translocase subunit SecA; translated protein: MRGLLKKVFGDPTAKQLKKYGAIADRIESLEPEMKLLSDDALKNKTKEFQERYENGESLDDMLVEAYAVVREASQRVLHMRPYYVQLLGAIAMHEGNIAEMKTGEGKTLASTMPVYLNAITKKGVHVVTVNDYLADRDAKEMGQLYNFLGLTVGLNMSGMSKEEKRDAYAADVTYGTNNEFGFDYLRDNMVLYKEQMVQRPLHYAIIDEVDSILIDEARTPLIISGTAQKSANLYRQADSFASTLKNDEDYTFDEKTKNVQLTEEGINKAERFFSVENLYDLSNVSLTHHINQALKAHVIMKRDTDYVVQEGEVVIVDQFTGRLMKGRRYSDGLHQAIEAKEGLQVQKESMTLATITFQNLFRMYEKLAGMTGTAKTEEEEFRNIYNMDVVVIPTNRLIQRDDRADLIYKTIEGKYRALVKDIKERHEKGQPILVGTVAVETSEIISQQLKKAGVKHNVLNAKNHFREAEIILEAGQKGAVTIATNMAGRGTDIKLGEGVKEVGGLAVIGTERHESRRIDNQLRGRAGRQGDPGVSQFYLSMEDELMRRFGSDNMKNMMDRLGMDDDQPIESKMVSRAVESAQKRVEGNNFDARKTLLSYDDVLRQQREIIYKQRFEVLDSANLREIIEGMIQSTLDRVVSTHTQDELDENWDLQSIVDYVRANLLEQAEITVDHLKGKEPEEITEFIMDKVKAKYDEKEQELSDEQMREFEKVILLRTVDTKWMDHIDQMDQLRQGIHLRAYGQTDPLREYQMEGFAMFEQMIASIEEEVTRYIMKAQIRENLQRQEVVKGATAVSGGNHREQKKRKPVVKKETVRRNDPCPCGSGKKYKQCCGR